A window from Lachnoanaerobaculum umeaense encodes these proteins:
- a CDS encoding MFS transporter: MGEKKYLKWYNKIGYGSGDIAGNVVYALLAAFVMIYLTDIIGLNAGIVGTLIAVSKIFDGISDVFFGAMIDKTNTKMGKARPWMLYGYFGCAICLVAIFCIPVDMGKTAQYAWFFIAYTLLNAGFYTANNIAYSALTALITKNNSERVQMGSIRFMFAFGTSMLIQAVTVGFVAKLGGGAAAWRIVAIIYAIIGVISNTVSVLSVRELSDEELSEGKAEDEPQEKYNLIDAFKILVHNKYFLMICGAYLLMQLYSATLGMGIYFMKYVLGNDGLFGTFSWAINIPMIIGLLITPVLVERLRGMYKLNIVGYVIGTAGRLGVVIAGYMGSIPLMLFFTAVAALGMSPLQGDMNALIATTSEYTRLTTGKKVDGTMYSCTSFGTKVGGGLGTAIAGWMLAASGYVQNATTQSQSCVNMLHIMYLWLPMIFNVLITFILLNLKVEKANKELQSQ, encoded by the coding sequence ATGGGAGAAAAGAAATATTTAAAGTGGTATAACAAGATAGGATATGGTTCAGGTGATATAGCAGGAAATGTAGTCTATGCACTTTTAGCTGCATTTGTAATGATATATTTAACAGATATCATAGGATTGAATGCAGGTATAGTAGGAACATTGATTGCGGTTTCAAAGATTTTTGACGGTATCAGCGATGTGTTCTTTGGTGCAATGATTGATAAGACCAATACCAAAATGGGTAAGGCAAGACCTTGGATGCTATATGGATATTTCGGATGTGCTATATGTTTGGTAGCAATATTTTGTATTCCTGTGGATATGGGAAAGACTGCTCAGTATGCCTGGTTTTTTATAGCATATACATTATTGAATGCAGGATTTTATACAGCCAATAATATTGCATATTCGGCACTTACCGCACTTATTACAAAGAACAATTCTGAAAGAGTACAGATGGGCTCTATAAGATTTATGTTTGCATTTGGTACGAGTATGCTGATTCAGGCTGTAACAGTCGGATTTGTAGCAAAGCTTGGTGGTGGTGCAGCAGCTTGGAGAATAGTTGCTATTATATATGCCATCATAGGAGTTATATCAAATACTGTTTCGGTATTGTCGGTTAGAGAACTTTCAGATGAAGAACTCTCTGAAGGAAAAGCTGAAGATGAACCACAGGAAAAATACAATCTTATTGATGCTTTTAAGATACTTGTCCACAATAAGTATTTCCTTATGATTTGTGGTGCTTATCTTCTTATGCAGCTTTATTCGGCAACACTTGGAATGGGTATTTACTTTATGAAGTATGTACTTGGAAATGATGGACTGTTTGGGACATTCTCCTGGGCTATAAATATTCCTATGATTATAGGGTTACTCATAACACCTGTTCTTGTAGAAAGATTAAGGGGTATGTACAAGTTAAATATTGTTGGATATGTTATAGGTACAGCAGGTCGTCTGGGAGTGGTTATTGCCGGATACATGGGAAGTATTCCACTGATGCTTTTCTTTACAGCGGTAGCGGCACTTGGTATGAGCCCTCTTCAAGGAGATATGAATGCGCTTATTGCAACAACATCAGAGTATACAAGACTTACAACCGGTAAAAAGGTAGATGGTACAATGTATTCTTGTACATCATTTGGAACTAAGGTTGGTGGTGGACTTGGTACTGCTATAGCAGGTTGGATGCTTGCAGCAAGTGGATATGTTCAAAATGCCACAACACAGTCACAGTCCTGTGTAAATATGCTTCATATTATGTACTTATGGCTTCCTATGATATTCAATGTGTTGATAACTTTTATACTTCTAAATCTAAAAGTAGAAAAGGCAAACAAGGAGCTTCAAAGTCAATAA